The window ATGCATATCTTCATTATGTATCATGCCACCTGAAGTTTCAACTGTTAATATGAATATTTCAAAATAACTTTATAGAACTCCCCCTTAGAAAAAAATGAATTCTACCTTTAGACCATTTCCCGGCACGTTCCTCCCATGATAATATAGAAACGGTATTGCTTAAATAGTTACGAATGGCTGGTGACAGTGATGATAACTGTAATTGCCGGAGTTGCCCTGTTTCTGCTGGCAGCTGCCGGACTTCTCGCCTACCAGAACAGCAGGCTGATCGCTGAACAGGAAGCTGACAGCACTGCGGTCCCCGCGGGTATGCTGATGTATTCCGTGTTTAATGAACGATTTTTGGAGAATGATGAAAGACCTGAAGCCGTTCCCCTATTTCAGTACACAGTGTTATCGGAGCCGGGTGAGCAGCTCTCTTTGGGAGAAACCGGAACAACGTTTGCCCTATGCCGTGTACCGGCCGGTACCGGAGAAATGATTCTTTGGGATGCACAAAACTGGATGGTGAACAATATCCGCAAGGCTGCTATCCAACGTGTGCTGATGGAGCATTCCGGATTTCCTGATAAAGCTGCCCGCAAAGGGGAGAAAGAGCTGATTTTAAATCTGGAGGCTACGGTGAAGGAGGAAACCGGACATGCAGATCCATATTAATCATGTGGATATCTCAGTCAGTGTAGGAGATATTACAACCTGGCAGGGCGATATGATCGTGAACGCCTCCAACTCGGGACTGTATGGAGGCGGCGGTGTGGATGGTGCGATCCATCGTGCAGGCGGACCGCAAATTGCTGCCGAATGCGCGGTCATCCGCCAGAAACAGGGAGGCATCCTGCCGGGGGAAGCTGCTGTTACTACCGCAGGAAAATTGCCGTACCTGGGGATCATACATACCGTCGGACCGATTTGGAAAGGCGGCGGTGCAGGAGAGGCCGCAATTTTGGCCAAATGTTATATAAGCAGCCTTGACATGGCGGTTGCCCGCGGCGCGCAAAGCATTGCTTTTCCGAACATCAGCACGGGGGTTTATAATTTCCCTAAGCTGCTCGCCTGCCAGACGGCGCTTTCTACAGTGATCCAATATGTGTCTGACAGGG of the Paenibacillus pedocola genome contains:
- a CDS encoding macro domain-containing protein; protein product: MDISVSVGDITTWQGDMIVNASNSGLYGGGGVDGAIHRAGGPQIAAECAVIRQKQGGILPGEAAVTTAGKLPYLGIIHTVGPIWKGGGAGEAAILAKCYISSLDMAVARGAQSIAFPNISTGVYNFPKLLACQTALSTVIQYVSDRDSRLLPLKTIAFICFEQDNAKLYEETLKSYM